One genomic region from Amblyraja radiata isolate CabotCenter1 chromosome 17, sAmbRad1.1.pri, whole genome shotgun sequence encodes:
- the tradd gene encoding tumor necrosis factor receptor type 1-associated DEATH domain protein — translation MDPVAPCWVGSVFLFISSDKVDLPELYQDPQKQLKIYKALKLSLADATGSGGGCEILKVYGSAFGLQLKFTEEVKCRKFLQSYETGRLQKALVHHFQNQSVPSTVFTMELKAGVVTLDDILNEQDSCIKHIKANEPNHLRDDDVSRLEQDIRQMVLEYSSHCQGTSVQCDGPSERYSVSESPISSSAPLIASPTSAQTNGSPLPLADCFEFQGVFFGDRVLSTQDHDNFAKSVGTNWKQVGRVLQKTCRGLRYPAIDNIAFEYEREGLYEQAYQMLLKFIQSEGKKATISRLIKVLEKSELIWVADQLLNNN, via the exons ATGGACCCTGTGGCTCCCTGCTGGGTGGGCAGCGTGTTTCTCTTCATCAGCTCGGACAAGGTAGATCTACCAGAACTCTATCAAGACCCACAGAAGCAGCTAAAGATTTATAAAGCTCTCAAGCTATCTCTTGCAG ATGCCACCGGCAGTGGTGGAGGTTGTGAAATCCTGAAAGTTTACGGAAGTGCTTTTGGACTTCAGCTGAAGTTTACAGAGGAAGTGAAATGCAGGAAGTTTCTCCAAAGTTACGAAACGGGCAGACTGCAGAAGGCTTTAGTGCATCATTTTCAAAATCAGAGTGTCCCCAGCACAGTTTTCACAATGGAGCTGAAGGCTGGCGTGGTGACCTTAGATGATATCCTGAATGAGCAAGACAGCTGCATAAAACACATCAAGGCGAATGAG CCCAATCATCTCCGAGATGATGACGTTAGCAGATTGGAACAGGACATCAGGCAGATGGTGCTAGAATACAGTTCCCACTGCCAAGGCACCAGCGTCCAGTGTGATGGTCCTTCTGAAAGATATTCGGTATCTGAATCTCCAATCTCATCCTCCGCACCTTTAATTGCATCGCCAACTTCAGCCCAAACGAATGGGAGTCCATTGCCGTTGGCGGACTGTTTTGAATTTCAGGGTGTTTTCTTTG GTGACCGTGTTTTGAGTACACAGGATCACGATAACTTTGCCAAATCCGTGGGCACGAACTGGAAGCAGGTTGGCCGAGTCTTACAGAAAACGTGCCGAGGCCTTCGTTATCCAGCCATTGACAACATCGCCTTTGAGTACGAGCGGGAGGGGCTGTACGAACAGGCGTACCAAATGCTGCTCAAGTTTATTCAGAGCGAAGGGAAGAAGGCCACAATAAGTCGACTGATCAAAGTTTTGGAGAAAAGTGAACTGATTTGGGTAGCTGACCAGTTGTTGAACAATAATTAG